A genomic segment from Polyangium mundeleinium encodes:
- a CDS encoding PQQ-binding-like beta-propeller repeat protein — translation MRGKPGPLLASAAVATICSALAAGRAPLTLMTARATEHAILDPALRLAEAFPPPAPPPPPEVVVRGPPSRTFRGDAKRRHQSPFYGPRALPAASVLHEVAASIAAMPAILEGGDLLVASLGGALVRLSPTGDLRWKIQLGDRIYASPLVTGDHAILGSDADRVVAVRLSDGRIRWQLLVDGDADTAPAEAPDGSIVIAAGTSLYVIRPSGALRTRIRLQRKIYGSPAIDDDGTIYVGAQDDHLYAFTLAGARVFRRDLGADVDCAPLLGDDGAIFVGTDGGHVFAFEKSGALRFRVDVGGFVRGGLSLGRDGSVIAGVYGPRPGIVALDPTSGVERFAFRIREGGPRELGVHGGPLVDAEGRLYFGAADDHVYALDSRGSRLFSVLLGGDVDAPLVLGPGGVLYAGAEDGRLYAIQGAALPAPTRNGLW, via the coding sequence GTGAGGGGCAAGCCGGGGCCGCTCCTCGCGTCCGCGGCCGTCGCGACGATCTGTTCCGCACTCGCCGCCGGACGCGCGCCGCTGACGCTCATGACTGCGCGCGCGACCGAACACGCGATCCTCGACCCGGCGCTCCGCCTCGCGGAGGCCTTCCCGCCGCCTGCACCGCCTCCGCCGCCCGAGGTCGTCGTGCGCGGCCCGCCGAGCCGCACCTTCCGCGGTGACGCCAAGCGCCGGCATCAAAGCCCCTTCTACGGCCCGCGCGCGCTCCCCGCTGCCTCCGTCCTCCACGAGGTCGCCGCATCCATCGCCGCGATGCCCGCCATCCTCGAAGGCGGCGATCTCCTCGTCGCCTCGCTCGGCGGCGCGCTCGTGCGCCTCTCGCCCACCGGCGATCTCCGCTGGAAGATCCAGCTCGGCGATCGCATCTACGCGAGCCCGCTCGTCACGGGTGATCACGCCATCCTCGGCTCCGACGCCGATCGTGTCGTCGCCGTTCGCCTCTCGGATGGCCGCATCCGCTGGCAGCTCCTCGTCGATGGGGACGCCGACACCGCGCCGGCGGAGGCGCCCGATGGCTCGATCGTGATCGCCGCCGGTACCTCGCTCTACGTGATCCGCCCGAGCGGCGCCTTGCGCACGCGCATCCGCTTGCAGCGCAAGATCTACGGATCGCCCGCGATCGACGACGACGGCACCATCTACGTCGGCGCGCAGGACGACCACCTCTACGCGTTCACGCTCGCCGGCGCGCGTGTCTTCCGCCGTGATCTCGGCGCCGATGTCGACTGCGCTCCGCTCCTCGGCGATGACGGCGCGATCTTCGTCGGCACCGACGGCGGCCACGTCTTCGCCTTCGAGAAGAGCGGCGCGCTCCGGTTTCGCGTGGACGTCGGCGGATTCGTCCGTGGGGGGCTCTCGCTTGGCCGTGATGGAAGCGTGATCGCGGGAGTGTACGGCCCGAGGCCTGGCATTGTCGCCCTGGATCCGACGAGCGGCGTCGAGCGGTTTGCCTTTCGGATACGTGAGGGCGGCCCCCGGGAGCTCGGCGTGCATGGCGGGCCCCTCGTCGATGCCGAAGGACGCCTCTACTTCGGCGCGGCCGACGACCACGTCTACGCCCTGGATTCGCGCGGATCGCGCCTCTTCTCGGTGCTGCTCGGCGGCGACGTCGACGCCCCGCTCGTCCTCGGCCCGGGCGGGGTCCTGTACGCCGGCGCAGAGGACGGCCGCCTCTACGCGATCCAGGGGGCGGCACTTCCCGCACCGACCAGAAACGGCCTGTGGTAG
- a CDS encoding FtsK/SpoIIIE family DNA translocase translates to MTVPLFAPRRVQTAPGPGETVSSPTKKTRGGGGRGGEGEGASAAMAAPARHTYAREAAALVLLASALYTSLALASFRGDPLRPEVVGPDWVGPVGAAFAGFAASTVGVVAWALPIELVALSAPLLGGKPSRASVSRFGGDTVVVVILAALAHVAFPLATSFGAMPLGGAVGELFGEVMRSLFSAIGSYIIGLTVVSLILVQRATFSFIELVQRMRRSLETAGEKGAFGLRALASAWQKAREIERASTKDEKAERAADAKIVATPAADAIIAALTAGDDGDEIKKDATPDAMNVVIAKGASEPALPVAAWNDGGAIASALVEADAPKPQQRKRRAQSAKPAAASGETETKEENAAPAAVIVTNTSAAPMEAARSITPAASTAPAPAALTPAAPAARVAIAPAPIAPAAPAAPAPVAAPITSSVKVSSGPAIFAPPADPVAIVAVSDMAAGDSFFEAAATPTPPVAPPKAQAPKAITKSRPIESPKTPAAPPPPTPTPTPEPAVVNEEVDDEEDEADDEDERDFERDLEHEAPVSEDEPDEVIDESPIAPVKVEAPKPIAKPVTPPIAVAPAAPPAAPQAIPRAPEKPSAPEVVKVVPAVGRGFRLPTTDMLEPPSPGDRFAIDEEQLRDNAALLEKTLADYGVSGKVEEIHPGPTVTTFEVAPAAGTKVSKVASLADDLALGLSRKVRIIAPIPGKNRIGFELPNERRMPVSLRELVEDKRFQEMKAPLPCVLGRDIIGAPYFADLASMPHVIVAGATGAGKSVGLNVMLVSLLFRKTPDELRMLMIDPKVVELAPFDRIPHMLLPVVTDMKQAANALKWAVDEMERRYQLFANAGTKNIGTYNAWVEKVQRGEAKPPRPPKKVAAISAEGLEVEVDAAKDGTDVALPEKIPFIVIVVDEFADLMMQQGKDVEASVARLAQKARAAGMHVILATQRPSVDVITGMIKANFPTRIAFRVAQKVDSRTILDEQGAEHLLGRGDMLVKMNGATDTRRVQCPFASEEEVQRITDFLRLQGEPVYDEAILKPRDEEGQEADTNDAENDPMYDAAVRIVAETRRCSTSWIQRKLGVGYNRAAKIVEAMEKRGIVGPANGAKDREVLIAPL, encoded by the coding sequence ATGACCGTTCCCCTCTTCGCTCCGCGTCGTGTGCAGACCGCCCCGGGTCCCGGTGAAACTGTTTCGTCGCCCACGAAAAAGACGCGTGGCGGCGGAGGCCGGGGGGGCGAGGGCGAGGGTGCGTCCGCGGCGATGGCCGCGCCGGCGCGCCATACGTATGCGCGGGAGGCAGCGGCGCTCGTGCTGCTCGCCTCTGCGCTCTACACGTCGCTCGCGCTGGCGTCGTTCCGTGGAGATCCGCTGCGCCCGGAGGTCGTGGGGCCGGACTGGGTCGGGCCCGTGGGCGCGGCGTTCGCCGGATTCGCGGCGAGCACGGTGGGCGTCGTCGCGTGGGCGCTGCCGATCGAGCTCGTGGCGCTGTCGGCGCCGCTGCTCGGGGGCAAGCCGTCGCGCGCGAGCGTGTCGCGCTTCGGCGGCGACACCGTGGTCGTGGTGATCCTGGCGGCGCTCGCGCACGTGGCGTTTCCGCTGGCGACGTCGTTCGGCGCGATGCCGCTCGGCGGCGCGGTGGGCGAGCTCTTCGGCGAGGTGATGCGATCGCTGTTCTCGGCGATCGGCTCGTACATCATCGGGCTGACGGTCGTCTCGTTGATCCTGGTCCAGCGCGCGACGTTCTCGTTCATCGAGCTCGTGCAGCGGATGCGGCGATCGCTGGAGACGGCCGGCGAGAAGGGCGCATTCGGCCTCCGCGCGCTCGCGTCGGCGTGGCAGAAGGCGCGCGAGATCGAGCGCGCGAGCACGAAGGACGAGAAGGCCGAGCGCGCCGCGGACGCGAAGATCGTGGCGACGCCCGCGGCGGACGCGATCATCGCAGCGCTGACGGCCGGCGACGATGGCGACGAGATCAAGAAGGACGCGACGCCCGATGCGATGAACGTGGTGATCGCGAAGGGCGCATCCGAGCCGGCGTTGCCGGTCGCCGCGTGGAACGACGGCGGCGCGATCGCGAGTGCGCTCGTCGAGGCGGATGCGCCGAAGCCGCAACAACGCAAGCGGCGCGCGCAGTCGGCGAAGCCCGCGGCTGCGTCGGGGGAAACGGAGACGAAGGAGGAGAATGCGGCGCCGGCTGCGGTGATCGTGACGAACACGTCGGCGGCGCCGATGGAGGCCGCGCGGTCGATCACGCCTGCTGCATCGACTGCGCCTGCACCTGCTGCGCTCACGCCCGCTGCACCTGCTGCGCGCGTTGCGATCGCGCCTGCCCCGATCGCGCCCGCCGCGCCCGCTGCACCTGCGCCCGTGGCAGCGCCGATCACGTCGAGCGTCAAGGTGTCGTCGGGCCCCGCGATCTTCGCGCCGCCCGCGGATCCCGTGGCGATCGTGGCCGTCTCCGACATGGCCGCAGGAGACTCGTTCTTCGAGGCCGCCGCCACGCCGACGCCGCCTGTCGCGCCGCCGAAGGCACAAGCGCCCAAGGCGATCACGAAGTCTCGTCCGATCGAGTCGCCGAAGACGCCGGCCGCGCCTCCGCCGCCCACGCCCACGCCCACGCCCGAGCCCGCGGTCGTGAACGAGGAGGTCGACGACGAAGAGGACGAAGCGGACGACGAGGACGAGCGCGACTTCGAGCGCGACCTCGAACACGAAGCGCCCGTGAGCGAGGACGAACCGGACGAGGTGATCGACGAGAGCCCGATCGCGCCCGTGAAGGTCGAGGCCCCGAAGCCCATCGCCAAACCCGTGACGCCGCCGATCGCCGTCGCGCCGGCCGCACCGCCTGCTGCACCTCAGGCGATCCCGCGCGCGCCCGAGAAGCCGAGCGCGCCCGAGGTCGTGAAGGTCGTGCCTGCGGTGGGCAGGGGCTTCCGCTTGCCCACGACGGACATGCTCGAACCGCCTTCGCCCGGCGATCGCTTCGCCATTGACGAGGAGCAACTCCGCGACAACGCCGCGCTCCTCGAAAAGACGCTCGCCGACTACGGCGTGAGCGGCAAGGTCGAGGAGATCCACCCGGGCCCGACCGTGACCACGTTCGAGGTCGCGCCGGCAGCGGGCACGAAGGTCTCGAAGGTCGCGAGCCTCGCAGACGACCTCGCGCTCGGCCTCTCGCGCAAGGTCCGCATCATCGCGCCGATCCCGGGCAAGAACCGCATCGGCTTCGAGCTGCCGAACGAGCGGCGCATGCCCGTCTCGCTGCGCGAGCTCGTCGAGGATAAACGCTTCCAGGAGATGAAGGCGCCGCTGCCTTGTGTCCTCGGCCGCGACATCATCGGCGCCCCGTATTTCGCTGACCTCGCGTCCATGCCGCACGTGATCGTCGCGGGCGCGACGGGCGCGGGCAAGAGCGTCGGGCTCAACGTGATGCTCGTGAGCTTGCTCTTCCGCAAGACGCCCGATGAGCTGCGCATGCTCATGATCGATCCCAAGGTCGTCGAGCTCGCGCCCTTCGATCGTATCCCGCACATGCTCCTTCCGGTCGTGACGGACATGAAGCAGGCGGCGAACGCGCTCAAGTGGGCCGTCGACGAGATGGAGCGGCGCTACCAGCTCTTCGCGAATGCGGGCACGAAGAACATCGGCACGTACAACGCGTGGGTCGAGAAGGTGCAACGCGGCGAGGCCAAGCCCCCGCGGCCGCCGAAGAAGGTCGCCGCGATCTCGGCCGAGGGGCTCGAGGTCGAGGTCGACGCCGCGAAGGACGGAACCGACGTGGCCTTGCCGGAGAAGATCCCGTTCATCGTGATCGTCGTCGACGAGTTCGCCGACCTCATGATGCAGCAGGGCAAGGACGTGGAGGCCAGCGTCGCGCGCCTCGCGCAGAAGGCGCGCGCGGCGGGCATGCACGTCATCCTCGCGACGCAGCGCCCGAGCGTCGACGTGATCACCGGCATGATCAAGGCGAACTTCCCGACGCGCATCGCCTTCCGCGTGGCGCAGAAGGTCGACAGCCGCACGATCCTCGACGAGCAGGGCGCCGAGCACCTGCTCGGCCGCGGCGACATGCTCGTGAAGATGAACGGCGCCACCGACACGCGCCGCGTGCAATGCCCCTTCGCGAGCGAGGAAGAGGTGCAGCGAATCACGGACTTCCTGCGCCTCCAGGGCGAGCCCGTCTACGACGAGGCGATCCTCAAGCCGCGCGACGAGGAGGGCCAGGAGGCCGACACGAATGATGCCGAGAACGATCCGATGTACGACGCTGCCGTAAGGATCGTGGCCGAGACGCGGCGCTGCTCGACGTCGTGGATCCAGCGCAAGCTCGGCGTTGGATACAACCGTGCCGCAAAAATCGTCGAGGCCATGGAAAAGCGCGGGATTGTCGGTCCCGCGAACGGAGCGAAGGACCGTGAGGTGCTGATCGCGCCGCTCTGA
- a CDS encoding FHA domain-containing protein, with protein MGGPPGLGAPPPPPPGPATATPPPPPPGTTRPPSASMTGAPPPPPKPANRPPSVPAPPPGPGMQSRPNVPPPPPTGAARPGGPPPPPPPNRQTMGPGAPPPLTRSVPPPAATPVPPMATGAPPAPPSLGAPPPPPPGPMMGAPPPPPPGPMMGAPPPPPPGPMMGAPPPPPPGPPSAIGFGAPPPPPPPQYGNMAPPGPPPAPPAPAPSAAGGIPGAIPLFAYYGGERSVVNKDRFIIGRGKQSSDLTIKDPNVSRQHAMVEYLNGQYYMVDMGSTNGVEFNGQRITRKAIGEGDSYRICDHEVRFSYR; from the coding sequence ATGGGGGGTCCCCCCGGCCTCGGCGCGCCGCCGCCTCCGCCGCCTGGCCCCGCGACTGCGACGCCGCCTCCGCCTCCGCCGGGGACGACGCGTCCGCCGTCTGCCTCCATGACCGGCGCGCCGCCGCCGCCCCCGAAGCCGGCGAACCGGCCGCCTAGCGTCCCCGCGCCGCCGCCGGGACCGGGCATGCAGTCGCGCCCGAACGTGCCGCCGCCGCCGCCCACGGGCGCCGCGCGTCCCGGGGGTCCGCCCCCGCCCCCGCCGCCGAACCGGCAGACGATGGGCCCGGGTGCTCCGCCTCCGCTCACGCGTTCGGTGCCGCCCCCGGCCGCCACGCCGGTGCCCCCGATGGCGACTGGCGCTCCTCCGGCCCCGCCGTCGCTGGGCGCGCCGCCCCCGCCTCCGCCCGGCCCGATGATGGGTGCGCCGCCGCCCCCGCCGCCGGGCCCGATGATGGGCGCGCCGCCGCCCCCGCCGCCGGGCCCGATGATGGGTGCTCCGCCGCCCCCGCCGCCGGGACCTCCGTCGGCGATCGGCTTCGGGGCTCCGCCGCCGCCTCCGCCGCCGCAGTACGGCAACATGGCGCCGCCCGGCCCGCCGCCGGCTCCGCCCGCGCCTGCGCCTTCCGCGGCCGGCGGCATCCCGGGCGCGATCCCGCTCTTCGCCTACTACGGCGGCGAGCGGAGCGTCGTGAACAAGGACCGCTTCATCATCGGCCGCGGCAAGCAGTCGAGCGACCTGACGATCAAGGACCCGAACGTCTCGCGCCAGCACGCGATGGTCGAGTACCTGAACGGCCAGTACTACATGGTCGACATGGGCTCGACGAACGGCGTCGAGTTCAACGGCCAGCGCATCACGCGCAAGGCGATCGGTGAGGGCGACTCGTACCGGATCTGCGACCACGAGGTCCGGTTCTCCTACCGCTGA
- a CDS encoding L,D-transpeptidase: MRATRHAPPLLSFTLAALLVTGHARASNELPWVAPETEPLPQGIVSARILKADQPILASPWEGAPRRGSAALDVHLPIFAVRRGPGCKGRFLSIGPIAWVCEDAVELAETPFVDAAYRSIRETADGLPFRYYFVGPDGSFAYKKLHAVDIGAPDMQLEPGFAVAIVEERVVEGARYGRSHNELWIPMRDLGPARPLAFRGEEIKPDAPADALPFAWILVDKAKVFSTPGALGKVESSRARFERVPFFEEKNVGGARFSRIGENAWVRSSELRHATIAPPPPEVDVAAGEKWIDVELESQTLVAYEGKRPVFATLVSTGKGREGSATATPRGTSRIWAKLFTSNMDNLEDEGATRYYRMEDVPWVQFFSKGVGLHGAFWHRSFGHVRSHGCVNLAPLDAQRLFFWTTPRVPAGWTAALPSTHDVGTVVRVR, encoded by the coding sequence GTGCGAGCCACCCGTCACGCCCCGCCCCTCCTCTCCTTCACGCTCGCCGCGCTCCTCGTCACGGGACACGCCCGCGCCTCGAACGAGCTTCCCTGGGTCGCGCCCGAGACCGAGCCGCTGCCCCAGGGCATCGTCAGCGCGCGCATCCTCAAGGCCGATCAGCCGATCCTCGCCTCTCCGTGGGAAGGCGCGCCGCGCCGCGGCTCGGCCGCGCTCGACGTGCACCTTCCGATCTTCGCCGTGCGCCGCGGCCCGGGCTGCAAGGGCCGGTTCCTCTCGATCGGCCCGATCGCTTGGGTCTGCGAGGACGCCGTCGAGCTCGCGGAGACGCCCTTCGTGGACGCCGCCTACCGGTCGATCCGCGAGACCGCGGATGGTTTGCCCTTCCGGTACTACTTCGTCGGCCCCGACGGATCGTTTGCGTACAAAAAGCTTCACGCCGTCGACATCGGCGCGCCCGACATGCAACTCGAACCGGGGTTCGCGGTAGCGATCGTGGAAGAGCGCGTGGTCGAGGGCGCCCGCTACGGCCGCAGCCACAACGAGCTCTGGATCCCGATGCGCGACCTCGGCCCCGCGCGGCCGCTCGCCTTCCGCGGCGAAGAGATCAAGCCCGACGCGCCCGCGGACGCCTTGCCCTTCGCGTGGATCCTCGTCGACAAGGCGAAGGTGTTCTCGACGCCGGGCGCCCTCGGCAAGGTGGAGTCGAGCCGCGCGCGCTTCGAGCGTGTGCCCTTCTTCGAGGAGAAAAACGTCGGCGGCGCGCGCTTCTCGCGCATCGGTGAGAACGCGTGGGTCCGCTCGTCGGAGCTCCGCCATGCGACGATCGCGCCGCCGCCGCCCGAGGTCGACGTCGCTGCGGGCGAGAAGTGGATCGACGTCGAGCTCGAAAGCCAGACGCTCGTCGCCTACGAGGGCAAACGCCCGGTGTTCGCAACGCTCGTCTCGACGGGCAAGGGCCGCGAAGGATCGGCCACGGCCACGCCGCGCGGCACGTCGCGGATCTGGGCGAAGCTCTTCACGTCGAACATGGACAACCTCGAAGACGAAGGCGCGACGCGGTACTACCGGATGGAAGACGTGCCGTGGGTGCAGTTCTTCTCCAAGGGCGTAGGCCTGCACGGCGCGTTCTGGCATCGCTCGTTCGGCCACGTGCGCAGCCACGGCTGCGTGAACCTCGCGCCGCTCGACGCGCAGCGGCTCTTCTTCTGGACCACGCCGCGTGTGCCCGCCGGATGGACGGCCGCCTTGCCGAGCACACACGACGTGGGCACCGTCGTGCGTGTACGCTAG
- a CDS encoding ABC1 kinase family protein, whose amino-acid sequence MVSIVNAVRDLGRLRQIYVVLVRHGFGELAQRLGLGGRGRAQTLPELPAGSDASDALVEAVEAPEADAKRGEEERRRISLPERVRLVCMDLGPSFVKLGQIASTRPDVLPNDWILELKKLQDEVNPLPWSDIKGAVEASLGAPIEDVYEGFEEKPLAAASIGQVHRAVLKHADGPQEVVVKVQRPGVRTTVARDLELLHALAKLIERTIPESSLYQPSALVDQFDRAITSELDFALEAEHAEKFARNFAGHPHARFPRVYREASSKTVLTLELLPGGKVYDEIRHHGHKGPAIAQAAVGIVVKMIFEDGFFHADPHPGNILISGDPDSPTIGLIDLGMVGRLSPEMRDKTLDLMIAAVRQDHLGVADALYAIGTPTKKIDMRAYRAEVSLLAEKYVGRPLKEIDVAAMISDLMRGAAKYGIEIPPDFLLVGKAIMTIEGVGKEIDPDLDVFGVARPFFLDLLRKRYSPERIGMELWRGVERLSGAAYDMPQQLREIFDDLRLGRLTLRTTDPTLPRTVDRLGRRLFAGLVVATFVFAGTWLLQTDRKDPLGITLLVFGVLVMFGHVVLDVLRHLR is encoded by the coding sequence ATGGTCTCGATCGTCAACGCTGTTCGTGATCTCGGCCGCCTGCGCCAGATCTACGTCGTGCTCGTTCGTCACGGCTTCGGCGAGCTCGCGCAGCGGCTCGGGCTCGGCGGTCGTGGACGCGCGCAAACCTTGCCCGAACTCCCCGCAGGCAGCGACGCGAGCGACGCGCTGGTCGAGGCGGTCGAGGCGCCCGAGGCCGACGCGAAGCGCGGCGAGGAAGAACGACGGCGCATCTCGCTGCCCGAGCGCGTGCGGCTCGTGTGCATGGATCTCGGCCCCTCGTTCGTGAAGCTCGGCCAGATCGCCTCCACGCGCCCCGACGTCCTGCCGAACGACTGGATCCTCGAACTGAAGAAGCTCCAGGACGAGGTGAACCCGCTCCCGTGGAGCGACATCAAGGGCGCGGTCGAGGCCTCGCTCGGCGCGCCGATCGAGGACGTCTACGAGGGCTTCGAGGAAAAACCTCTCGCCGCGGCCTCGATCGGCCAGGTGCACCGCGCCGTGCTCAAGCACGCGGATGGCCCGCAAGAGGTCGTCGTGAAGGTGCAGCGACCCGGCGTGCGCACGACCGTCGCGCGTGACCTCGAACTCTTGCATGCGCTCGCGAAGCTCATCGAGCGCACGATCCCCGAATCGTCCTTGTACCAACCCTCGGCGCTCGTCGATCAGTTCGACCGTGCGATCACGAGCGAGCTCGACTTCGCGCTCGAGGCCGAACACGCCGAGAAGTTCGCGCGGAACTTCGCGGGCCACCCGCACGCGCGTTTCCCGCGTGTCTACCGCGAGGCCTCCTCGAAGACCGTGCTCACGCTGGAGCTCCTCCCCGGCGGAAAGGTCTACGACGAGATCCGCCACCATGGGCACAAGGGCCCGGCGATCGCGCAGGCCGCGGTCGGCATCGTCGTGAAGATGATCTTCGAGGACGGGTTTTTCCACGCGGACCCGCACCCTGGAAACATCTTGATCTCCGGCGATCCTGACAGCCCCACGATCGGGCTCATCGATCTCGGCATGGTCGGCCGTTTGTCGCCGGAGATGCGCGACAAGACGCTCGACCTGATGATCGCGGCGGTTCGTCAGGACCACCTCGGCGTCGCGGACGCGCTCTACGCGATTGGCACGCCGACGAAGAAGATCGACATGCGCGCCTACCGCGCCGAGGTGAGCCTCTTGGCCGAGAAGTACGTCGGCAGGCCGCTCAAGGAGATCGACGTGGCCGCGATGATCAGCGACCTCATGCGCGGCGCGGCCAAATACGGCATCGAGATCCCGCCCGACTTCCTGCTCGTCGGCAAGGCGATCATGACGATCGAAGGCGTTGGCAAGGAGATCGATCCGGACCTCGACGTCTTTGGCGTCGCTCGTCCGTTTTTCCTCGATCTCCTGCGCAAACGTTACTCGCCCGAGCGCATCGGCATGGAGCTCTGGCGCGGCGTCGAGCGCCTTTCCGGCGCTGCCTACGACATGCCGCAGCAGCTCCGCGAGATCTTCGACGACCTGCGCCTCGGGCGGCTGACCTTACGCACCACCGATCCGACCCTCCCGCGGACGGTCGATCGCCTTGGACGTCGCCTCTTCGCGGGCCTCGTCGTGGCGACCTTCGTCTTCGCGGGGACGTGGCTGCTTCAAACGGATCGGAAGGACCCGCTCGGCATCACGCTCCTCGTCTTCGGCGTGCTCGTGATGTTCGGGCACGTCGTCCTCGACGTGCTCCGCCACCTCCGTTAG
- a CDS encoding ATP synthase F0 subunit C produces MSLKSKLTLSTLVATALALVPSMAFAQDAAASNKFDTSGMIALAAGLAIGIAALGGTLGQGRAAAAALEGISRNPGAAARIQTPMILGLALIESLVLFALIIAFLLQGKIPQL; encoded by the coding sequence ATGTCTCTCAAGAGCAAGCTCACCCTGTCCACGCTGGTCGCCACCGCGCTGGCCCTCGTTCCCAGCATGGCGTTCGCGCAGGATGCTGCTGCTTCGAACAAGTTCGACACGAGCGGCATGATCGCGCTGGCCGCCGGCCTCGCGATCGGCATCGCCGCCCTCGGCGGTACGCTCGGTCAGGGCCGCGCCGCTGCGGCCGCCCTCGAGGGCATCTCGCGCAACCCGGGCGCCGCAGCGCGTATCCAGACGCCGATGATTCTCGGCCTGGCGCTCATCGAGTCGCTCGTGCTCTTCGCGCTGATCATCGCGTTCTTGCTCCAGGGCAAGATCCCGCAGCTCTGA
- the atpB gene encoding F0F1 ATP synthase subunit A: MPEHTGFLTFLLAHLPGLRENAKNLGYSFIGHEPMSYHSVEPIFASLLIVIVFIAMAMSVRSKFRRLDESVVPDDRLSLRTFFEAFFGYFYDMAKDVMGPENAKRYFPLIGGAAGFIFFSNVSGLIPGFSPPTSSLNVTLGCALLVFLSFNIWGIKENGWSYIAHLAGPKWYLAPLIFPIEVISTCVRPITLSVRLMVNIAVDHLIASVFFGLVAIFLPLPVMMLGLIVIVVQTLVFCLLSSIYIGLATEHHHADHH; encoded by the coding sequence ATGCCCGAGCATACTGGTTTTCTGACCTTCCTCCTGGCCCACCTCCCTGGTCTCCGCGAGAACGCGAAGAACCTCGGCTACAGCTTCATCGGTCACGAGCCGATGAGCTACCACTCGGTCGAGCCGATCTTCGCGAGCCTGCTCATCGTCATCGTGTTCATCGCGATGGCGATGTCGGTGCGCTCGAAGTTCCGGCGGCTCGACGAGTCGGTGGTCCCGGACGATCGCCTCAGCCTGCGCACGTTCTTCGAGGCGTTCTTTGGCTACTTCTACGACATGGCCAAGGACGTGATGGGGCCGGAGAACGCCAAGCGGTACTTCCCGCTGATCGGCGGCGCCGCGGGCTTCATCTTCTTCTCGAACGTCTCGGGCCTGATCCCCGGCTTCTCGCCGCCCACGTCCAGCCTGAACGTCACGCTCGGCTGCGCGCTGCTCGTCTTCCTCTCCTTCAACATCTGGGGCATCAAGGAGAACGGCTGGAGCTACATCGCGCACCTCGCGGGGCCGAAGTGGTACCTCGCGCCGCTCATCTTCCCGATCGAGGTCATCTCGACGTGCGTCCGTCCGATCACGCTCAGCGTGCGTCTGATGGTCAACATCGCGGTCGACCACCTCATCGCCTCGGTCTTCTTCGGTCTCGTGGCGATCTTCCTGCCGCTGCCCGTGATGATGCTCGGGCTCATCGTGATCGTCGTGCAGACGCTGGTGTTCTGCCTGCTCAGCAGCATCTACATCGGCCTCGCCACGGAGCACCACCACGCAGACCACCACTGA
- a CDS encoding ATP synthase subunit I — MSDAEKPSKLDAPMRGALAGVIGSAVVLTIGSFALGGPRFGIGVAIGGALAPVNLWVFAQVGEAFLSRRGNTAPWAVIATLKLALLLGGVWLILRSGIASGLSLIVGYGALPIGITVGTLFGPKPPDDFPEGDPKRRSFGDAPRKDVLKARPADEGDPSNEP; from the coding sequence ATGAGCGACGCGGAAAAGCCTTCCAAGCTCGACGCGCCGATGCGCGGGGCGCTCGCCGGGGTGATCGGGTCGGCGGTCGTCTTGACGATCGGCTCGTTTGCGCTCGGCGGGCCGCGGTTCGGGATCGGCGTGGCCATCGGCGGGGCGCTGGCGCCCGTGAACCTGTGGGTGTTCGCGCAGGTGGGCGAGGCGTTTTTGTCCCGGCGGGGAAACACCGCGCCCTGGGCGGTCATCGCCACGTTGAAGCTCGCGCTTTTGCTGGGCGGGGTTTGGCTCATTCTGCGCAGCGGGATTGCGTCGGGCCTCTCCCTCATCGTGGGGTATGGGGCGCTGCCCATCGGGATCACGGTGGGGACGCTGTTTGGCCCGAAGCCCCCGGACGACTTCCCGGAGGGTGATCCAAAGCGCAGATCTTTCGGGGACGCGCCGCGCAAAGATGTGCTAAAGGCGAGGCCCGCCGACGAGGGGGACCCCTCGAACGAGCCCTGA
- a CDS encoding AtpZ/AtpI family protein, whose protein sequence is MNGKERKRPPKVEEWRGVGSLGTIGLEVVLSIAFGYFGGRWLDGKFGTEPYLAVLGFCFGIGAAVRAFQRALREMKAQAEREEREQGNPLPRYDAPDERKDEAPITSASDEDTNVAKDDEGASDGESDGRRGG, encoded by the coding sequence GTGAACGGCAAGGAGCGCAAGCGCCCGCCGAAGGTGGAGGAGTGGCGCGGCGTCGGCAGCCTCGGGACCATCGGGCTCGAGGTCGTCCTGTCGATCGCGTTCGGCTACTTCGGCGGCCGCTGGCTCGACGGCAAGTTCGGCACCGAGCCGTACCTCGCGGTCCTCGGCTTCTGCTTCGGCATCGGCGCGGCCGTGAGGGCGTTTCAGCGCGCGCTCCGCGAGATGAAGGCCCAGGCCGAGCGCGAGGAGCGCGAGCAGGGCAATCCGCTTCCGCGCTACGACGCGCCCGACGAGCGCAAGGACGAGGCGCCGATCACGAGCGCGAGCGACGAAGACACGAACGTCGCGAAGGACGACGAAGGCGCGAGCGACGGCGAATCCGACGGGAGGCGAGGCGGATGA